One Scleropages formosus chromosome 8, fSclFor1.1, whole genome shotgun sequence DNA window includes the following coding sequences:
- the LOC108941697 gene encoding uncharacterized protein LOC108941697 isoform X1: MVGKKTRRKIVRTTIAIKKQIIEKYEGGRRIADLVLEYKMPKSTIYTILVNKERIKAADVATGIKSIRSSRRSEVIEKVEKLLVTWIKQKRSEGVSATQATICEQARAFYDELVKEAPGTSHDSIREPFKASRGWFEKFKWRSGEASSTSGLSSGPFSNRMNEEMARASNTESRAEQPAQKLRKVHVDPGKRKQTVSMVGTPQHPAAASQQDATLMSVLGEQGCSSSSLSSAPAGSVVQVSFPSVRTAVLESLNRQREEGQLCDLSIQVQGQVFRAHKCVLAASSPYFHDQVLLKNMSTVSIPAVMDPLAFESVLSCAYTGQLRMLREDIVNYLTVGSVLQMWHIVDKCTELLKEGRGGTTGTHGGGAQGHPGCSSSSGREPGAGAQSGEAHAEVLPPSCPALKESPSPSSTNYFSLREDYDQGEFLGKVEGMTFDDQKFQVVCAGASECSNACTVTPAAVHH, translated from the exons ATGGTGGGTAAGAAAACAAGAAGGAAGATCGTGAGGACCACTATTGcgataaaaaaacaaataattgaaaaatatgAGGGAGGTCGTCGCATAGCTGATCTCGTGCTCGAATACAAAATGCCCAAATCGACCATCTACACAATTTTGGTGAATAAAGAAAGGATTAAAGCGGCAGATGTCGCAACGGGCATAAAATCGATCAGATCGAGCCGAAGATCTGAGGTGATCGAGAAAGTAGAAAAACTGCTCGTAACGTGGATCAAGCAGAAACGGTCAGAAGGTGTATCTGCGACGCAGGCGACAATTTGCGAGCAGGCGCGAGCTTTTTATGACGAACTCGTAAAAGAGGCCCCTGGAACGAGTCATGATTCTATTCGTGAGCCTTTCAAAGCCAGTCGGGGCTGGTTTGAGAAGTTTAAATGGCGAAGTGGGGAGGCGAGTTCAACTTCCGGTCTATCATCAG GTCCCTTCTCCAACAGAATGAATGAAGAG ATGGCTCGCGCCAGCAACACCGAGAGCAGGGCCGAGCAGCCGGCGCAG AAACTGCGGAAAGTTCACGTGGACCCTGGTAAAAGGAAGCAGACAGTCAGCATGGTTGGGACACCCCAGCATCCAGCAGCTGCGTCTCAACAGGATGCAA CCCTAATGTCTGTGTTGGGGGAGCAAGGCTGCAGTAGCAGCAGTCTCTCTAGCGCCCCCGCTGGCTCGGTGGTGCAGGTGTCTTTTCCCAGCGTACGCACGGCTGTGCTGGAAAGTCTGAACCGGCAGCGTGAGGAGGGACAGCTGTGCGACCTGTCCATCCAGGTGCAGGGCCAGGTTTTCCGGGCACACAAATGTGTGCTGGCTGCTTCGTCACCCTACTTTCATGACCAG gtgCTGCTGAAGAACATGTCTACTGTATCCATCCCAGCCGTCATGGACCCCCTGGCCTTTGAGAGTGTTCTAAGCTGTGCCTACACTGGTCAGCTGCGCATGCTACGAGAGGACATTGTCAACTACCTCACCGTGGGGAGTGTGCTGCAAATGTGGCACATCGTAGACAAGTGCACCGAGCTCCTTAAGGAGGGACGGGGAGGGACTACTGGAACACACGGTGGAGGTGCTCAGGGCCATCctgggtgcagcagcagcagcgggcgAGAGCCGGGGGCAGGAGCCCAATCCGGTGAAGCCCACGCTGAAGTCCTGCCCCCCAGCTGCCCTGCTCTGAAGGAGAGCCCATCCCCCAGCAGCACCAACTATTTCAGCCTGAGAGAGGACTATGACCAAGGTGAATTCCTGGGGAAGGTAGAAGGGATGACATTTGATGATCAGAAGTTCCAGGTTGTCTGTGCAGGAGCGAGTGAGTGTAGCAATGCTTGTACTGTCACACCAGCTGCTGTTCACCATTAA
- the LOC108941697 gene encoding zinc finger and BTB domain-containing protein 22-like isoform X2 produces the protein MNEEMARASNTESRAEQPAQKLRKVHVDPGKRKQTVSMVGTPQHPAAASQQDATLMSVLGEQGCSSSSLSSAPAGSVVQVSFPSVRTAVLESLNRQREEGQLCDLSIQVQGQVFRAHKCVLAASSPYFHDQVLLKNMSTVSIPAVMDPLAFESVLSCAYTGQLRMLREDIVNYLTVGSVLQMWHIVDKCTELLKEGRGGTTGTHGGGAQGHPGCSSSSGREPGAGAQSGEAHAEVLPPSCPALKESPSPSSTNYFSLREDYDQGEFLGKVEGMTFDDQKFQVVCAGASECSNACTVTPAAVHH, from the exons ATGAATGAAGAG ATGGCTCGCGCCAGCAACACCGAGAGCAGGGCCGAGCAGCCGGCGCAG AAACTGCGGAAAGTTCACGTGGACCCTGGTAAAAGGAAGCAGACAGTCAGCATGGTTGGGACACCCCAGCATCCAGCAGCTGCGTCTCAACAGGATGCAA CCCTAATGTCTGTGTTGGGGGAGCAAGGCTGCAGTAGCAGCAGTCTCTCTAGCGCCCCCGCTGGCTCGGTGGTGCAGGTGTCTTTTCCCAGCGTACGCACGGCTGTGCTGGAAAGTCTGAACCGGCAGCGTGAGGAGGGACAGCTGTGCGACCTGTCCATCCAGGTGCAGGGCCAGGTTTTCCGGGCACACAAATGTGTGCTGGCTGCTTCGTCACCCTACTTTCATGACCAG gtgCTGCTGAAGAACATGTCTACTGTATCCATCCCAGCCGTCATGGACCCCCTGGCCTTTGAGAGTGTTCTAAGCTGTGCCTACACTGGTCAGCTGCGCATGCTACGAGAGGACATTGTCAACTACCTCACCGTGGGGAGTGTGCTGCAAATGTGGCACATCGTAGACAAGTGCACCGAGCTCCTTAAGGAGGGACGGGGAGGGACTACTGGAACACACGGTGGAGGTGCTCAGGGCCATCctgggtgcagcagcagcagcgggcgAGAGCCGGGGGCAGGAGCCCAATCCGGTGAAGCCCACGCTGAAGTCCTGCCCCCCAGCTGCCCTGCTCTGAAGGAGAGCCCATCCCCCAGCAGCACCAACTATTTCAGCCTGAGAGAGGACTATGACCAAGGTGAATTCCTGGGGAAGGTAGAAGGGATGACATTTGATGATCAGAAGTTCCAGGTTGTCTGTGCAGGAGCGAGTGAGTGTAGCAATGCTTGTACTGTCACACCAGCTGCTGTTCACCATTAA
- the LOC108941697 gene encoding tigger transposable element-derived protein 1-like isoform X3, giving the protein MVGKKTRRKIVRTTIAIKKQIIEKYEGGRRIADLVLEYKMPKSTIYTILVNKERIKAADVATGIKSIRSSRRSEVIEKVEKLLVTWIKQKRSEGVSATQATICEQARAFYDELVKEAPGTSHDSIREPFKASRGWFEKFKWRSGEASSTSGLSSGPFSNRMNEEMARASNTESRAEQPAQKLRKVHVDPGKRKQTVSMVGTPQHPAAASQQDATLMSVLGEQGCSSSSLSSAPAGSVVQVSFPSVRTAVLESLNRQREEGQLCDLSIQVQGQVFRAHKCVLAASSPYFHDQPSWTPWPLRVF; this is encoded by the exons ATGGTGGGTAAGAAAACAAGAAGGAAGATCGTGAGGACCACTATTGcgataaaaaaacaaataattgaaaaatatgAGGGAGGTCGTCGCATAGCTGATCTCGTGCTCGAATACAAAATGCCCAAATCGACCATCTACACAATTTTGGTGAATAAAGAAAGGATTAAAGCGGCAGATGTCGCAACGGGCATAAAATCGATCAGATCGAGCCGAAGATCTGAGGTGATCGAGAAAGTAGAAAAACTGCTCGTAACGTGGATCAAGCAGAAACGGTCAGAAGGTGTATCTGCGACGCAGGCGACAATTTGCGAGCAGGCGCGAGCTTTTTATGACGAACTCGTAAAAGAGGCCCCTGGAACGAGTCATGATTCTATTCGTGAGCCTTTCAAAGCCAGTCGGGGCTGGTTTGAGAAGTTTAAATGGCGAAGTGGGGAGGCGAGTTCAACTTCCGGTCTATCATCAG GTCCCTTCTCCAACAGAATGAATGAAGAG ATGGCTCGCGCCAGCAACACCGAGAGCAGGGCCGAGCAGCCGGCGCAG AAACTGCGGAAAGTTCACGTGGACCCTGGTAAAAGGAAGCAGACAGTCAGCATGGTTGGGACACCCCAGCATCCAGCAGCTGCGTCTCAACAGGATGCAA CCCTAATGTCTGTGTTGGGGGAGCAAGGCTGCAGTAGCAGCAGTCTCTCTAGCGCCCCCGCTGGCTCGGTGGTGCAGGTGTCTTTTCCCAGCGTACGCACGGCTGTGCTGGAAAGTCTGAACCGGCAGCGTGAGGAGGGACAGCTGTGCGACCTGTCCATCCAGGTGCAGGGCCAGGTTTTCCGGGCACACAAATGTGTGCTGGCTGCTTCGTCACCCTACTTTCATGACCAG CCGTCATGGACCCCCTGGCCTTTGAGAGTGTTCTAA